One Actinomyces respiraculi DNA window includes the following coding sequences:
- a CDS encoding LacI family DNA-binding transcriptional regulator, with amino-acid sequence MPATINDVATRAGVSTKTVSRVVNDEPGVSPTTRERVLEAVRETGYAPDPAARSLRTGRSQVIGLAVPELGQPFFAEIADRIAQAARSHDLGLVLGVTGEQGQGEADFLERNPGLDGTILYWQGLSAAHLSAEAARRPLVVIGEYDHDAVDRVTMDNERGITLALEHLLALGRERLAVIGLPEPGVRAHAAARRRTAALRDALTAHDLTLDERLLVPSAEWRRPDGARCARRLLDQAVPFDAILAFNDGLALGALAELRAAGVTVPDDVAVTGFDNLDASRYSFPSLTTVSPRLASYAAHAVDLLVARIEDPSRAPRTEVAGVTLMARDSTIGGGALWPSR; translated from the coding sequence ATGCCCGCCACGATCAACGACGTCGCCACACGTGCAGGAGTGTCGACCAAGACGGTCTCCCGGGTGGTCAACGATGAACCCGGGGTCTCCCCCACCACTCGCGAGCGTGTCCTCGAGGCGGTGCGCGAGACCGGCTACGCCCCCGATCCCGCCGCCCGCTCCCTGCGTACCGGCCGCTCGCAGGTCATCGGCCTGGCCGTCCCCGAGCTCGGCCAGCCCTTCTTCGCCGAGATCGCGGACCGCATCGCCCAGGCTGCCCGCAGCCACGACCTGGGCCTCGTGCTGGGCGTCACCGGCGAGCAGGGTCAGGGCGAGGCGGACTTCCTCGAGCGCAACCCCGGCCTCGACGGCACCATCCTGTACTGGCAGGGGCTCAGCGCCGCCCACCTGAGCGCCGAGGCCGCCCGCCGCCCCCTCGTTGTCATCGGCGAGTACGACCACGACGCTGTCGACCGGGTGACGATGGACAACGAGCGCGGCATCACCCTCGCCCTGGAGCACCTGCTCGCCCTGGGCCGCGAGCGCCTGGCGGTCATCGGCCTGCCGGAGCCCGGTGTGCGAGCCCACGCCGCCGCCCGACGGCGCACGGCCGCGCTGCGCGACGCGCTCACAGCCCACGACCTCACCCTCGACGAGCGCCTGCTCGTGCCCTCCGCCGAGTGGCGCCGCCCCGACGGCGCCCGCTGCGCGCGCCGCCTGCTGGACCAGGCGGTGCCCTTCGACGCGATCCTCGCCTTCAACGACGGCCTTGCGCTGGGGGCACTCGCCGAGCTGCGCGCCGCCGGGGTGACGGTGCCCGACGACGTCGCGGTCACCGGCTTCGACAACCTTGACGCCTCGCGCTACTCCTTCCCCTCCCTCACCACGGTCTCGCCTCGCCTGGCCTCCTACGCCGCGCACGCGGTGGACCTGCTCGTCGCCCGCATCGAGGACCCGTCCCGCGCCCCGCGCACCGAGGTCGCCGGGGTCACCCTCATGGCGCGCGACTCAACCATCGGAGGTGGTGCCCTGTGGCCCAGCAGGTGA
- a CDS encoding LacI family DNA-binding transcriptional regulator produces the protein MAQQVTMQDVAAIAGVSAKTVSNVLRAAGGASQATREKVLAAVRASGYRLNAGAAALRSGRHGAIALAVPTLQQPIHAHLAEALMHAAGGVQVVLELTRGEAEAERALLSGSWRSRCDALVLAPRGVDPASQADTRLLVGTPEDGGRSPAVVLLSDVGPAGVPRVMCSPTAQSLLVAAHLRETGRRRVAVVGAQDPADRWTEACVQALCGAGLEVPEEALVRVGDVDGLRGGVEAVSRLLYRGARVDAVVCHNDALAAGAAATLLRRGARVPEDVAVIGRGDTETARYASPALTSVSVAAEATAAAVMDLLAPVLDPATRPGAARQATELVEVSPVLTVRASSGAQAP, from the coding sequence GTGGCCCAGCAGGTGACCATGCAGGACGTCGCCGCGATCGCCGGGGTGTCCGCCAAGACCGTGTCCAATGTGCTGCGCGCCGCCGGGGGCGCCTCGCAGGCGACGCGCGAGAAGGTCCTGGCCGCGGTGCGCGCCAGCGGCTACCGGCTCAACGCCGGGGCCGCCGCCCTGCGCTCGGGGCGCCACGGTGCCATCGCGCTGGCCGTGCCGACCCTCCAGCAGCCCATCCACGCGCACCTCGCTGAGGCCCTCATGCACGCCGCCGGTGGCGTCCAGGTGGTCCTGGAGCTCACCCGGGGTGAGGCCGAGGCCGAGCGCGCCCTGCTGTCGGGCTCGTGGCGCAGCCGCTGCGACGCCCTCGTGCTGGCCCCGCGCGGCGTCGACCCCGCCTCCCAGGCCGACACGCGCCTGCTGGTCGGTACGCCCGAGGACGGCGGCCGCAGCCCCGCCGTCGTGCTGCTCAGTGACGTCGGCCCCGCCGGCGTGCCCCGAGTCATGTGCTCACCCACCGCCCAGAGCCTGCTCGTGGCCGCGCACCTGCGCGAGACCGGCAGGCGCCGCGTCGCCGTCGTCGGGGCGCAGGACCCGGCCGACCGCTGGACCGAGGCCTGTGTGCAGGCCCTGTGCGGGGCCGGGCTCGAGGTCCCCGAGGAGGCCCTGGTGCGCGTGGGCGACGTCGACGGGCTACGCGGTGGGGTGGAGGCGGTCAGCCGCCTGCTGTACCGGGGGGCCCGGGTCGACGCCGTCGTCTGCCACAACGACGCGCTGGCCGCCGGGGCGGCCGCGACCCTCCTGCGCCGGGGCGCGCGCGTGCCCGAGGACGTGGCCGTCATCGGCCGTGGCGACACCGAGACCGCCCGCTACGCCTCACCGGCCCTGACCAGCGTGTCCGTGGCGGCGGAGGCGACGGCGGCGGCCGTCATGGACCTGCTGGCGCCCGTGCTCGACCCGGCGACGCGGCCCGGTGCCGCGCGGCAGGCCACCGAGCTGGTCGAGGTCTCCCCCGTCCTGACCGTGCGTGCCTCCTCCGGGGCTCAGGCGCCCTGA
- the araA gene encoding L-arabinose isomerase has product MTTALPSPFAGKEIWFLTGSQDLYGEETLAQVAEQSLQVAAWLDEAESVPVRIVWRPVLKERDSIRAAMLEANANPSCIGVIAWMHTFSPAKMWILGIDALRKPLLQLHTQFSAELPWATLDMDYMNLNQAAHGDREFGYILSRLGRPRKIVVGHATQAATQAKVATWARAAAGWDALHDTRLVRFGDNMRNVAVTEGDKTEAELRLGVSVNTWSVNDLVAVVDAVSEAEIDALIEEYLDRYDVVPELRPDGERHESLRYGARLEAGMRRFLVEHDATAFTTNFEDLGALRQLPGLAVQRLMADGYGFGAEGDWKTAILVRAAKVMGHGLAGGASLMEDYCYEMTEGKEKILGAHMLEVCPSLTESKPRLEIHPLGIGGREDPVRLVFDADTGPGIVVAMSDMRERFRLTANVVKVVGPDAPLPALPVARAVWEPAPDFSTSTECWMLSGAAHHTVMSTSTTLQTWQDLAEMAQMELAVIDEDTTTRGFAQERRLNQAYYRLTQGA; this is encoded by the coding sequence ATGACCACGGCTCTGCCCAGCCCCTTCGCCGGCAAGGAGATCTGGTTCCTCACCGGCTCCCAGGACCTCTACGGCGAGGAGACCCTCGCCCAGGTCGCCGAGCAGTCCCTGCAGGTCGCTGCCTGGCTGGACGAGGCCGAGTCCGTTCCCGTCAGAATCGTGTGGAGGCCCGTCCTCAAGGAGCGCGACTCCATCCGCGCCGCCATGCTCGAGGCCAACGCCAACCCCTCCTGCATCGGTGTCATCGCCTGGATGCACACCTTCTCCCCGGCCAAGATGTGGATCCTGGGCATCGACGCCCTGCGCAAGCCCCTGCTTCAGCTGCACACCCAGTTCTCGGCCGAGCTGCCCTGGGCCACGCTCGACATGGACTACATGAACCTCAACCAGGCGGCCCACGGCGACCGCGAGTTCGGCTACATCCTCAGCCGCCTGGGCCGGCCCCGCAAGATTGTCGTCGGCCACGCCACGCAGGCCGCCACCCAGGCCAAGGTCGCCACCTGGGCTCGCGCCGCCGCCGGCTGGGACGCCCTGCACGACACGCGCCTGGTCCGCTTCGGCGACAACATGCGCAACGTCGCCGTCACCGAGGGCGACAAGACCGAGGCCGAGCTCAGGCTTGGCGTCTCGGTCAACACCTGGAGCGTCAACGACCTCGTCGCCGTCGTCGACGCCGTCAGCGAGGCGGAGATCGACGCCCTCATCGAGGAGTACCTGGACCGCTACGACGTCGTACCCGAGCTGCGGCCCGACGGCGAGCGCCACGAGTCTTTGCGCTACGGCGCCCGGCTCGAGGCCGGCATGCGCCGCTTCCTTGTGGAGCACGACGCCACCGCCTTCACCACCAACTTCGAGGACCTGGGCGCTCTGCGTCAGCTGCCGGGCCTGGCGGTCCAGCGACTCATGGCCGACGGCTACGGCTTCGGCGCCGAGGGCGACTGGAAGACCGCCATCCTCGTGCGCGCCGCGAAGGTCATGGGCCATGGCCTCGCCGGCGGCGCCTCGCTCATGGAGGACTACTGCTACGAGATGACCGAGGGCAAGGAGAAGATCCTCGGAGCCCACATGCTCGAGGTCTGCCCCTCTCTCACCGAGTCCAAGCCGCGTCTGGAGATCCACCCGCTGGGCATCGGCGGCCGTGAGGACCCGGTCCGCCTCGTCTTCGACGCCGACACGGGCCCCGGCATCGTCGTCGCCATGTCCGACATGCGTGAGCGCTTCCGCCTGACCGCCAACGTCGTCAAGGTGGTCGGCCCCGACGCGCCGCTGCCCGCCCTGCCCGTCGCCCGCGCCGTGTGGGAGCCCGCCCCCGACTTCTCCACCTCCACCGAGTGCTGGATGCTCTCGGGCGCCGCCCACCACACGGTGATGTCGACGTCCACGACGCTTCAGACCTGGCAGGACCTGGCCGAGATGGCCCAGATGGAGCTCGCCGTCATTGACGAGGACACGACGACGCGCGGCTTCGCCCAGGAGCGTCGACTCAACCAGGCCTACTACCGCCTCACTCAGGGCGCCTGA
- a CDS encoding MFS transporter → MSISPTLDSRFEEPSRPGTSAKYLGGRPFVQYIVSFIISSIVLYACYAAMAGILLPSSVQTIEFQHYFANTPVQSVNALQELTNLKQAIEAGTASATAEQQDLLDLLAQYEGARAKSISLMMSIGSFFTLFAQPIIGVVSDRWRSTFGRRAMWIVLGAIGGAIFMIGLRYSTSIALLTLFWTTSQVSLNIMQAPLSTTVADRVPQDKTGLVSGLSGIGMMAGFTGGAIVAGIAFTSLGLDTYFVFAVGVVIGALIFVTFAKDRSSEALEVKAFDWVGFFKGYAIPLRDHDFRWTWIARFFMFFGYTGITNFTLYILQSHIQPALTASEAATTYAGLSSAALPGQLFMMLIAGRWSDKVGRRKPFVIGASVLIALLMALPLFFPTLPVFYVFYVGMAAAYGMYMAVDVALFIDVLPDPEAAGRDLGVANVATNIGQMLAPVVAGQVVALTAGYNALFVMSVVAVFISAIAIIPIKKIK, encoded by the coding sequence GTGTCAATCTCCCCCACCCTCGACTCCCGGTTTGAGGAGCCATCGCGCCCCGGTACCTCCGCGAAGTACCTCGGCGGACGCCCCTTCGTTCAGTACATCGTCTCCTTCATCATCTCCTCGATCGTCCTCTACGCCTGCTACGCGGCGATGGCCGGCATCCTCCTGCCCAGCTCCGTTCAAACCATCGAGTTCCAGCACTACTTCGCCAACACCCCTGTCCAGAGCGTCAACGCGCTCCAGGAACTGACCAACCTCAAGCAGGCCATCGAGGCCGGCACCGCCTCCGCCACCGCCGAGCAACAGGACCTGCTCGACCTGCTTGCCCAGTACGAGGGCGCCCGCGCCAAGTCGATCTCCCTCATGATGTCGATCGGCTCCTTCTTCACCCTCTTCGCCCAGCCGATCATCGGCGTCGTCTCCGACCGCTGGCGCTCCACATTCGGCCGCCGCGCCATGTGGATCGTCCTCGGCGCCATCGGCGGCGCGATCTTCATGATCGGGCTGCGCTACTCCACCTCCATCGCCCTGCTCACCCTGTTCTGGACCACCAGCCAGGTCTCCCTCAACATCATGCAGGCGCCCCTGTCCACCACGGTCGCGGACCGTGTGCCCCAGGACAAGACCGGCCTCGTCTCCGGCCTGTCCGGCATCGGCATGATGGCCGGCTTCACCGGCGGCGCCATCGTCGCCGGCATCGCCTTCACCTCCCTCGGACTGGACACCTACTTCGTCTTCGCCGTCGGCGTCGTCATCGGCGCCCTCATCTTCGTCACCTTCGCCAAGGACCGCTCCTCCGAGGCTCTCGAGGTCAAAGCCTTCGACTGGGTCGGCTTCTTCAAGGGCTACGCCATCCCATTGCGCGACCACGACTTCCGCTGGACCTGGATCGCCCGCTTCTTCATGTTCTTCGGCTACACCGGCATCACGAACTTCACGCTGTACATCCTGCAGTCGCACATCCAGCCCGCCCTGACCGCCTCTGAGGCCGCCACCACCTACGCGGGCCTGTCCTCCGCCGCCCTGCCGGGCCAGTTGTTCATGATGCTCATCGCCGGCCGCTGGTCGGACAAGGTCGGCAGGCGCAAGCCCTTCGTCATCGGCGCCTCGGTGCTCATCGCGCTGCTCATGGCCCTGCCACTGTTCTTCCCGACACTGCCGGTCTTCTACGTGTTCTACGTCGGCATGGCCGCCGCCTACGGCATGTACATGGCCGTTGACGTCGCCCTGTTCATCGACGTCCTGCCGGACCCGGAAGCCGCCGGCCGTGACCTCGGCGTCGCCAACGTCGCCACCAACATCGGCCAGATGCTCGCCCCGGTCGTCGCGGGCCAGGTCGTCGCCCTCACCGCCGGCTACAACGCTCTGTTCGTCATGTCCGTCGTCGCGGTCTTCATCTCCGCCATCGCGATCATCCCGATCAAGAAGATCAAGTGA
- a CDS encoding nucleoside hydrolase: MTAPTAPKTWAYGSFPWLGPDEHIPGTRPRTRVIVDNDFAGDPDDLFQLAHHLLVEGTEVRGVVVSRLNEDNAWNSTGASVATGRENVEELLAVMGVTGVGVHDGDDRGFAAYDGPTDASRLIVNEAMADDERPLYVVTGGGLGEVARALKAEPAIAERMILIWIGGSEHPGRAWVPDGATVLEYNMAIDVPAAMYVFNDTDVRVWQMPRDVYRSSQVPFTVIRRGCRRAGALGEYLLGRLNLVRRMIAPFVGHAGATYVLGDQPLVLLSSLQTTFEPDTASSAYDVVPRVALAADGTYRYPQDTRPMRLYTRIDNTILFDDMFASFEALSTWLEA, from the coding sequence ATGACCGCCCCCACCGCCCCCAAGACCTGGGCCTACGGCTCCTTCCCCTGGCTGGGCCCAGACGAGCACATCCCCGGCACGCGCCCGCGCACCCGCGTCATCGTCGACAACGACTTCGCCGGAGACCCCGACGACCTCTTCCAGCTCGCCCACCACCTGCTCGTCGAGGGCACTGAGGTGCGCGGCGTCGTCGTCTCCCGGCTCAACGAGGACAACGCCTGGAACTCAACCGGCGCCTCCGTGGCAACCGGCCGCGAGAACGTCGAAGAGCTGCTGGCCGTCATGGGCGTGACCGGCGTCGGCGTCCACGACGGCGACGACCGCGGCTTCGCGGCCTATGACGGGCCCACCGACGCCTCCCGCCTCATCGTCAACGAAGCCATGGCCGACGACGAACGCCCCCTGTACGTCGTCACCGGCGGCGGGCTGGGCGAGGTCGCCCGCGCCCTCAAGGCCGAGCCCGCCATCGCCGAGCGCATGATCCTCATCTGGATCGGCGGCTCGGAGCACCCCGGACGGGCCTGGGTCCCCGACGGCGCCACGGTGCTGGAATACAACATGGCCATTGACGTGCCTGCCGCCATGTACGTCTTCAATGACACCGACGTGCGCGTGTGGCAGATGCCCCGCGATGTCTACCGCTCCAGCCAGGTGCCCTTCACCGTCATCCGCCGCGGTTGCCGGCGCGCCGGCGCCCTGGGCGAGTACCTGCTCGGCCGGCTCAACCTCGTGCGCCGGATGATCGCCCCCTTCGTGGGCCACGCCGGTGCCACCTACGTGCTCGGCGACCAGCCGCTCGTGCTCCTGTCCAGCCTGCAGACCACCTTCGAGCCCGACACCGCCTCCAGCGCCTACGACGTCGTCCCCCGGGTCGCCCTGGCGGCCGACGGCACCTACCGCTACCCGCAGGACACGCGCCCCATGCGCCTGTACACGCGTATCGACAACACCATCCTCTTCGACGACATGTTCGCCTCCTTCGAGGCCCTCAGCACCTGGCTGGAGGCCTGA
- a CDS encoding alpha-L-rhamnosidase, with product MPALTTIRPLTPEPEITIDALTDPVGELAAPTHLKIDQYLPGNVLGGATATPRLSWEIATAPAHWRATGAELEVTRTDAAGRALGEPVVLPLTTCDGVLADWPAEPLRSRERVVLRVRVSGSIERADGDPGSSPDGAPGACATGWSEPLAYEVGLLEPEDWRALPVGPSWPENPLADRRPPRVRTEFSLSCPVVAARAYISAHGLIRAEIDGRRVGADELVPGWTVYGERIVARTYDVTELLTSGGDGAPTDGTGAHAVGAQLADGWYRGHIGFDGGYRNLYGEDVAALIQIEVTHADGSRTVVATDSSWRCGAGEILFSDLYDGETTDARLATPGWSRPGFDDSGWLPVAVGTSDAGRLVMPTDAPVRTTDVLEPVEVSVLPAVVLDLGGSSFEVEPERVLIDFGQNISGRLRLRVSGEAGQSIALRHAEVLEGGRLGTRPLREAASTDTYTLAGDGVEEWEPVFAIHGFRYADVTGWPGGVEAATAAIAAGAVRAVVLHTEMERLGAFSASDERVTRLHENSRWSMRDNFVSIPTDCPQRDERLGWTGDIQAFAPTAAFHYGCTGLLSSWLVDLAIEQEAHGTVPWYVPVIPGGFWTPPMPGAVWGDAATVVPWELYRATGDHGLLKQQYDSARAWVDLVTSLADADHCWTQGGRQLGDWLDPTAPPDNPMLAMTDPNLVATAFYARSARILSQWAAALGEQADAARYGELADAIGEGFRARYTDGAGHLTSDTQCAYALTIAFDLAGDAERRRVAGEHLAELVDASGGHVGTGFAGTPVLTGALTGTGHTEAAYRLLLEDTCPSWLYAVTMGATTTWERWDSMLPDGSINPGGMTSFNHYALGAVAAWLERDVAGLAPAEPAYRVIDVAPHPGPGLSSAQAVHRTPFGWAASSWRADDEGLTLEVVVPVGATARVRLPGAEQVIELGHGRHTLKA from the coding sequence ATGCCCGCCCTCACGACCATCCGCCCCCTGACCCCCGAGCCCGAGATCACCATCGACGCGCTCACCGACCCGGTGGGCGAGCTCGCCGCCCCCACACACCTGAAGATCGACCAGTACCTGCCCGGCAACGTCCTGGGCGGCGCCACCGCCACGCCGCGCCTGTCCTGGGAGATCGCCACCGCCCCGGCGCACTGGCGGGCCACCGGCGCCGAGCTCGAGGTCACCCGCACCGACGCCGCCGGCAGGGCGCTGGGCGAGCCCGTCGTCCTGCCCCTGACCACCTGCGACGGCGTGCTCGCCGACTGGCCCGCCGAGCCGCTGCGCTCGCGCGAGCGCGTCGTCCTGCGTGTGAGGGTCAGCGGCAGCATTGAGAGGGCCGACGGCGACCCCGGCAGCAGCCCCGACGGCGCCCCCGGTGCCTGCGCCACCGGCTGGTCCGAGCCGTTGGCATACGAGGTCGGCCTGCTTGAGCCCGAGGACTGGAGGGCGCTACCGGTCGGCCCGTCGTGGCCCGAGAACCCGCTGGCCGACCGTCGGCCACCGCGTGTGCGCACCGAGTTCTCCCTCTCCTGCCCGGTCGTGGCCGCCCGCGCCTACATCAGTGCCCACGGCCTCATCCGCGCCGAGATCGACGGCCGGCGCGTGGGCGCCGACGAGCTCGTGCCCGGCTGGACGGTCTACGGCGAGAGGATCGTCGCCCGCACCTACGACGTCACCGAGCTGCTCACCTCCGGCGGGGACGGTGCCCCCACGGACGGCACCGGCGCGCACGCCGTCGGAGCCCAGCTCGCCGACGGCTGGTACCGCGGCCACATCGGCTTCGACGGCGGCTACCGCAACCTCTACGGCGAGGACGTCGCAGCCCTCATCCAGATCGAGGTCACCCACGCCGACGGCAGCCGCACCGTCGTTGCCACGGACTCCTCCTGGCGCTGTGGCGCCGGGGAGATCCTCTTCTCCGACCTCTACGACGGCGAGACCACCGACGCCCGCCTGGCCACCCCCGGCTGGTCCCGGCCCGGCTTCGACGACTCGGGGTGGCTGCCCGTCGCCGTCGGGACGTCCGACGCCGGTCGGCTCGTCATGCCCACAGACGCGCCCGTGCGCACCACCGACGTCCTGGAGCCGGTCGAGGTCAGTGTCCTGCCTGCCGTCGTGCTCGACCTGGGTGGCAGCAGCTTCGAGGTCGAGCCCGAGCGGGTCCTCATCGACTTCGGCCAGAACATCTCCGGGCGCCTGCGCCTGCGGGTGAGCGGCGAGGCGGGCCAATCCATCGCCCTGCGCCACGCCGAGGTCCTGGAGGGCGGGCGGCTGGGCACCCGGCCCCTGCGCGAGGCGGCCTCCACGGACACCTACACGCTGGCCGGGGACGGCGTTGAGGAGTGGGAGCCGGTCTTCGCCATCCACGGCTTCCGCTACGCGGACGTGACCGGCTGGCCCGGCGGCGTCGAGGCCGCCACGGCAGCCATCGCGGCGGGGGCGGTGCGCGCCGTCGTCCTGCACACCGAGATGGAGCGGCTGGGGGCCTTCAGCGCCTCGGACGAGCGGGTGACTCGCCTGCACGAGAACTCCCGGTGGTCCATGCGCGACAACTTCGTGTCGATCCCCACGGACTGCCCCCAGCGCGACGAGCGGCTGGGCTGGACCGGAGACATCCAGGCCTTCGCGCCGACGGCCGCCTTCCACTACGGGTGCACGGGGCTGCTGTCCTCCTGGCTCGTGGACCTCGCGATCGAGCAGGAGGCCCACGGCACCGTGCCGTGGTACGTGCCGGTGATCCCGGGCGGCTTCTGGACCCCGCCCATGCCCGGGGCGGTGTGGGGCGACGCCGCGACCGTCGTGCCCTGGGAGCTGTACCGGGCGACCGGCGACCATGGGCTGCTGAAGCAGCAGTACGACTCGGCCCGCGCCTGGGTCGACCTCGTGACCTCGCTGGCCGATGCGGACCACTGCTGGACCCAGGGCGGGCGTCAACTCGGTGACTGGCTCGACCCGACGGCGCCCCCGGACAACCCGATGCTCGCCATGACGGACCCCAACCTCGTGGCCACGGCCTTCTACGCGCGCAGTGCCCGCATCCTGTCGCAGTGGGCGGCCGCCCTGGGCGAGCAGGCCGACGCCGCGCGCTACGGCGAGCTGGCCGACGCCATCGGGGAGGGTTTCAGGGCCCGCTACACCGACGGGGCCGGCCACCTGACCTCTGACACGCAGTGCGCTTACGCACTGACCATTGCCTTCGACCTGGCCGGTGACGCCGAGCGGCGCCGGGTGGCCGGTGAGCACCTGGCCGAGCTGGTCGATGCCAGTGGCGGGCACGTCGGCACGGGCTTCGCGGGCACCCCCGTGCTCACGGGCGCGCTCACGGGCACGGGCCACACCGAGGCCGCCTACCGCCTGCTCCTGGAGGACACGTGCCCGTCGTGGCTCTACGCCGTCACCATGGGCGCCACCACGACGTGGGAGCGTTGGGACTCCATGCTGCCCGACGGCTCGATCAACCCCGGCGGCATGACCTCCTTCAACCACTACGCGCTGGGCGCGGTGGCGGCGTGGCTCGAGCGTGACGTGGCTGGGCTGGCGCCGGCGGAGCCGGCCTACCGGGTCATCGACGTCGCCCCGCACCCCGGGCCGGGCCTCAGCAGCGCCCAGGCGGTGCACCGCACGCCGTTCGGCTGGGCCGCCTCGTCCTGGAGGGCCGACGACGAAGGCCTCACGCTCGAGGTCGTCGTGCCGGTGGGTGCGACGGCGCGGGTGAGGCTGCCCGGGGCCGAGCAGGTGATCGAGCTCGGCCACGGCCGTCACACCCTGAAGGCCTGA
- a CDS encoding carbohydrate ABC transporter permease, giving the protein MLKKKGGRRPNVLGGLLGWLWLLVAVVPIYYIIVTSLRSQADYYIENPLALPSNPTLRAYITVFENNFWMYFANSVLVTGATVAVVLVIAFMASYVIVRSRTRFSDRIFAMFLLGIAIPIQATIVPVYYLIVQMGLYDSLWAIILPSIAFAIPISVLILTNFLRDVPRELFESMKVDGATDWQMLWRLAAPLCKPALVTVGIYDALNVWNGFLFPLILTQSANKRVLPLSLWNFQGSFSSDTPAILAAVVLSALPLIVAYTLGRRQMVAGLTAGVGK; this is encoded by the coding sequence ATGCTCAAGAAGAAGGGTGGCCGACGTCCCAATGTCCTCGGCGGCCTCCTCGGCTGGCTGTGGCTCCTGGTGGCAGTGGTCCCGATCTACTACATCATCGTCACCTCACTGCGCTCGCAGGCGGACTACTACATCGAGAACCCCCTCGCGCTGCCCAGCAACCCGACGCTGCGCGCCTACATCACAGTTTTCGAGAACAACTTCTGGATGTACTTCGCGAACTCGGTCCTCGTGACCGGCGCGACCGTCGCCGTGGTCCTGGTCATCGCCTTCATGGCCTCGTATGTCATCGTCCGCAGCCGCACCCGGTTCTCGGACCGGATCTTCGCGATGTTCCTGCTGGGCATCGCGATCCCGATCCAGGCGACGATCGTGCCGGTGTACTACCTCATCGTCCAGATGGGTCTGTACGACTCCCTCTGGGCCATCATCCTGCCCTCCATCGCCTTCGCCATCCCGATCTCGGTGCTCATCCTCACGAACTTCCTGCGTGACGTGCCCAGGGAGCTCTTCGAGTCGATGAAGGTCGATGGTGCGACGGACTGGCAGATGCTGTGGCGCCTGGCCGCTCCGCTGTGCAAGCCCGCCCTCGTCACCGTGGGCATCTACGACGCCCTCAACGTGTGGAACGGCTTCCTCTTCCCCCTTATCCTCACCCAGAGCGCCAACAAGCGCGTCCTGCCCCTGTCGCTGTGGAACTTCCAGGGCTCGTTCAGCTCTGACACCCCGGCCATCCTCGCCGCCGTCGTGCTCAGCGCCCTGCCCCTCATCGTCGCCTACACCCTCGGGCGCAGGCAGATGGTCGCGGGCCTGACCGCCGGCGTCGGCAAGTAA
- a CDS encoding carbohydrate ABC transporter permease — MSSVGSVEERGRLSTGPSPWIAAPALLFFGVFALVPLIGVFVLSFMSWDGLGGLSFVGLDNWKAMLSNDVTQHGILLTLGMTLLCWLIQTPISLLLGVFMAGNERYRNVQAILYFLPLLFSATAVGIAFNALLDPNFGMSRAFGLDLLSQDFLGNPTLAFYTVMFVIAWCFVPFHSLLYQGAARQIPVSINEAAMIDGANRWQTFWRITLPQLRNTIVTSSTLMIVGSLTYFDLIFVMTAGGPGNATRVLALDMYLTGFRSYNMGGAAVLGVLLVVVGLTISYLLNKLSGSSKMESTMEGAN, encoded by the coding sequence ATGAGCTCGGTCGGCTCCGTCGAGGAGCGCGGGAGGCTGAGCACAGGGCCCAGCCCCTGGATCGCGGCACCCGCGCTGCTCTTCTTCGGCGTGTTCGCCCTCGTCCCCCTCATCGGGGTCTTCGTCCTGTCCTTCATGAGCTGGGACGGCCTGGGCGGCCTCAGCTTCGTCGGCCTGGACAACTGGAAGGCCATGCTGAGCAACGACGTCACCCAGCACGGCATTCTGCTCACGCTCGGGATGACCCTGTTGTGCTGGCTCATCCAGACGCCGATCTCGCTCCTGCTGGGGGTGTTCATGGCGGGCAATGAGCGTTACCGCAACGTCCAGGCCATCCTGTACTTCCTGCCGTTGCTGTTCTCGGCGACGGCGGTCGGCATCGCCTTCAACGCGCTGCTGGACCCGAACTTCGGGATGTCGCGGGCCTTCGGGCTCGACCTGCTCTCGCAGGACTTCCTCGGCAACCCGACACTGGCCTTCTACACGGTGATGTTCGTCATCGCGTGGTGCTTCGTGCCCTTCCACTCACTGCTCTACCAGGGCGCTGCGCGCCAGATCCCCGTCTCCATCAACGAGGCAGCCATGATCGACGGCGCCAACAGGTGGCAGACCTTCTGGCGCATCACCCTGCCGCAGCTGCGCAACACGATCGTCACGTCCTCGACGCTCATGATCGTCGGGTCGCTGACCTACTTCGACCTCATCTTCGTCATGACCGCCGGAGGCCCGGGCAACGCCACCCGTGTGCTCGCCCTCGACATGTACCTCACCGGCTTCCGCTCCTACAACATGGGCGGCGCCGCCGTGCTCGGCGTCCTTCTCGTGGTGGTGGGGCTGACGATCTCCTACCTGCTCAACAAGCTCTCGGGCTCCTCCAAGATGGAGTCGACGATGGAGGGGGCGAACTGA